From Brassica rapa cultivar Chiifu-401-42 chromosome A06, CAAS_Brap_v3.01, whole genome shotgun sequence:
GTATttgcataaaatataattaaaatacaccaataaattagtatatatagttttaatattataatatcttttaGTATATCACTCCGTGCAGGGCACGGATTACCACCTAGTGATTAGTAAAGTTGGatgatttaaaacaaaacaaatctaAAAATGAGATAAAATCCAACCAATCATCTACGATAACTTTATGCTAGCTGGAGTCTTTGATTTATAATGATTTAGTTTCCTTCGAATTTAGTGAGCTAAAGCATTTTTGATAattcttttaatatttgttgCAAAAGAAAACATATGTCGATATATTGTTAAATATTTTGCATATTGTCATAAACCATAATATTAAACTTagtaaatatcttaaaataacttagtaaatttattaagtaaatatattatagttttccATGTATTGCGTGAAATTATCATAATTTAGTGTTAGGTAAGGATATTTCTACTGGTTACTTTCATCATTTTCTCTTAAAAAGAGGTAAACTCAAAAATGAATTTGTGTTTTGCTTAActggtttttcttttttttctttcattcaaaatatgctatttttaatagttataaataATTCTAGTGAtacttattatttaaaatttttatgtaAATACAATTTTACTTTAACTAGAATATCTTCATATACATAAATTTAGTTTCTAAAAAATGTACAATGATTTATATAAGTTTATAATGaagtattaataatttttttgaagtataaaatataaatattaaaaaaaaatagatataaaaacattatgaaaaagtttaaatattaatttataaataaaattgacaTTAAATGAGACTGTGAATAGTATTCTTTCAAATTTGAGTAATACTATTCATAAATTCCTTTTTCCCTTAAAATAGTGCACTATTGTAAaagatttttcttcatttactttttttttttcgaaatgaGAAACCAATGCAGATGAGTGAATTGATTATATTACAGATGGTCTTATGAGTTAATATAATCAATTTACTTCAACTTCATCGCTCTTGGTCAGTGGCTAAAGAAGGATAACATACTATTGGGCTGTGCAACGAAAGACTCGGCTAGGAAACAAAAGGTCCAGAGGTAAGCATGAATATAACAAGAAACTGTGGTTGgttgcagttttttttttatattgactATTCTGTCAGTCCAAAGTCTAGGGCTTTGAATGGTGATCAAGGAACGAAGGGGAATACTGAATTCCTTATCATTcccaaaaaaaatcaccattcacaaggaatagTTTTTCCTTCTTGTTCCTCCCCATTCCtttttttgtaaagaaatatagaacaaaagcattccttgttaaatttgataaggaacaagtattccttttcattcctgcATTTTTATTCCTATACATTCCTTTCCTATTCGTTCCTCGTGTTCCCGAAAAAGTCACCAGTCAGAGGAACATACTTAGTGCTATATAGTGAATTTGTCCAAAATTGTACTATACTGTCCGATCTGAATTTGAATATCTTCTAAATATTGCATGTGGAATCGATCGTATGTCATGATCTACCATGTAAACCATCTGGActaaaactcaaaccaaaactaatcaaatagtaataatttagtttctaacAGGAATCAAATCTAGAACTAACGTATTTATATACCAAGACTCAAGAGATTATCACAAGACTACTATCACTactaaaacaaagaaaagagaagaaaaataatgtAGGGTGATGATCGTCGTGCCTTAGCTTTCATCTTACTACAAGaacatgtaaaatattattcaatcACTGTTGTAGAAATAAAACTACTTGtattcaagaaacaaaaaaaattaaatttcagaCGGTAGCATGATCAGCAAAAGCTTATATTCTTGAAAGTTCGCATTTTTTCAGTTTAGATTTCACTTATGTGGTTAGAGAAATGTTACAATTTTGTAACCCCTGTGTAAatctataagaaaaaaaaagtctataagaaaagaaaaatacttgctttcttttttgtAACGCAAGAAAAATACTTGCTTATCCAAGGATTAAAATACTTCCTCTTAGTTCCATTTGATTGGTTGAGGAGATTTCTCACTCGGCTATAGTATTTCAAGGACACGCGGGATAGTAGTGGGCCCCACACTATCTTATTCAGACCAATGTTAAAGAAGATAAAAATCCTGTTAGATACGCTACCAAGATAAACTGATAAGCCTTTATCTCCTATCAAACCCATCTCATCCGTGTAATCAACCACGTAATCTGATCCAACGGTGAATACCTAGTCATTAAACCACAGCCACGAGAACCCACATCACAATTGTCTATTTCTTCACAATCATCTCCACACACATCTTTCATCTCTTGATTCCAATCCATTATCTCATCCTGTATCCAGTTCTGTAGGGGAAATGGCCACTGTCACTACTCAAGCCTCGGCCTCGATATTCAGACCATGCACTTCAAAGCCAAGATTCCTCACCGGTTCTTCCGGTAGGTTGAACCGAGATTTGTCGTTTAAGTCAATCGGCTCATCATCCTCAAAGACGGCCTCGTTCAAGGTTGAAGCTAAGAAAGGAGAATGGTTGCCCGGTTTGGCATCTCCTGGTTACCTCAACGGCAGGTAATTTTACAAAATGTACATCCAGTTTTTGGTTTAATACAACTGGATCGTTGATTTGGTTTAGGTTGACCCTGTCCCATACCACGGTTAAGTTAATGTTTATAACAAGAACCAGAAGAATTGGACAATCGTTTTGTGGGGACGTTTTGTGTTTAGTTTAACGCTGTCCGAAACCGGTTTAGTAAGACAAAaaatggttttggttttggttagaTTAGATCGGATCTGCCCAGTACCGGTTTAGCTAGCGTGCATGGTATTGTCACTCACATGACTCGTATACATATATTTGCAGTCTTGCCGGGGACAATGGGTTTGACCCATTGGGACTTGCAGAGGATCCAGAGAACTTGAAGTGGTTCATCCAGGCAGAGCTTGTCAACGGACGGTGGGCCATGCTTGGCGTCGCAGGGATGCTTTTGCCGGAAGTTTTCACCAAGATCGGTGAGACATCATTATAACATGACCTAGATAAAAATTGTAAACATTTATTTCAAGAACTTGACACATGTTTTTGTTAAAAACTGTTTGTAGGAATCATCAACGTTCCTGAGTGGTATGATGCTGGAAAAGAGCAGTATTTTGCATCATCGTCGACATTGTTCGTGATCGAATTCATATTGTTTCATTACGTTGAGATCAGACGATGGCAAGACATTAAGAACCCAGGAAGTGTGAACCAAGACCCTATCTTCAAGCAATACAGCTTGCCTCCAAATGAAGTTGGTTACCCTGGAGGAATCTTTAACCCGCTTAACTTCGCTCCTACGCTCGAGGCCAAGGAGAAAGAGCTTGCAAACGGTAAGCTTCAGAAGTGATGATCCGTTCTCTGTTGTGTTACATAATAAACACAGTTAAAGACTAAAAGactcttttgttgttgttgttgtggttgCAGGGAGGTTGGCTATGTTGGCATTCTTAGGGTTCGTGATTCAACACAATGTGACTGGAAAGGGACCATTTGAGAACCTCTTGCAGCACCTGTCTGACCCATGGCACAACACCATTGTCCAAACCTTCAGCTGAAGATTTAATACAGACTTATGAAACTCATTTCTCTCGATCTTCTGCTACCTTCATATCTGTGTTTGTTGCATCTTAGAGTTCTTGGTTTGTGAGCTTGAAACAGTATGGTATTTGTTGTAGCTCAATGAACGAATTTAAAAATCTTGTGTGTACAAAGGAACTAAGTTCATCAACGATTGTGGTACTCTTtaatatctatctatctattcaTGTGGTACAAAGCACATCATAACTTAGAACTCCAATCTCTTCAAACATTTGCAACAAGAAACCCTCAAGTCTAATATAAGATAACGATCTCTAACTATCTAAGTAGTAGACAATAGCTACCACCAAATCATTTGCTACATATCTTGGGAGACAAGTTGTCACACTTAGAAGCAAAAGAGTATAGACATCATTAGAGTTGCTACGCTTTTATAAGCAGGTTATTTGCTCTGTTTTGTTACTGTCCTCTGGACCGTTGAAACACCATCCACGAATTTTGTTCGGAAGAGAACATCAGCGTTGTTGAACATTCCTTCTTTCAGTGAAACCACGATGAACtgttaacaaaaatcatatgaatGGATAAGTAAACTTGAGTTGACATATGAGAATAAGAAGCTTTCTGATTTTCAGAATCATGGGAATAGCTAGTGACTACAAGATCGAAAAAACACATATATTATGTGACCTGTGAATGTGGGAAATGAGTTTTGATCATTCTTCCTATGTTCTGCGTGTGGCTAAGATCGAGAGCTGCATCAACCTAATAAAATCAATGCAacgaattatcttatgtttttttttaaatgtcatAAAACTTGAAACTGTCCTGTTATCGTGAACAATCCAAGATCACTGAATGTGAGAAGAATCCATGTCAATTGATACCTCGTCTAAGATATAAAGAGGAGCTGGCTTGAAGAGAAGCAATGCCAGGATTAAAGAAAGTGCAAGAAGAGATCTTTGCCCTCCACTTAGTTCGGATAGAGACTGTTTCCACACACTTCCAAAAGCAACACGGACCTCAAGACCATCGAGGAAACTACCTCCTTCTGGAGGTTCTAGTTTTGCCATGGTGCCAGGTAGTAAAGTTGAAAAGATGGAACCAAAATCCCTGTAGATATTGTAAACTTATCTCAAGATGTAGTAAAATGAAGTGAATCCCATGGCAAAACGAGAAACGGATAGAAAATAAGCGACTTACTGATTAACTTTAACCCAGGTAACTTTCagtgtttcctttttcttctcATCAAGCTCCTCGATCACTTTCTTGATTTTGGATTTGTCAGTCtaagaaaaaatgaaagaaaacacAGGTCTAAACGCAAGTACAGCTGTTAAAATATGTTGCACAGACCCTCCAAAACTAACCTCGATTATATTTTTCTTGGACATAAGAGCATTGTACTCATCTTCTGCTTTCTCAAACATAGCCATGACCTTCTTGTTCACTCTTTTCTCCAGACTTAAAGAGAAGAAACAAGCGAGAAAAAGAAAGCCATATTCCATTGATATTGCATTGCATTATATCAAATTGCAAATATAAATCTATTCCTTGGAAACATACCTTGATTGATCTGTCTGGAGCCTTTCAAGCTCTTCTCTTGCTTTATAAGCATCACGAGATTCAAAATCATAGTCCGTCCCTCCTTTTCCGAAAAGCGTTTTCTCGGTTATTATCCATGCATGCTTCTCAATAAGTTTGTCTACCTTCACAGAACAATCTTTCTGTTCCATTTCCATCCTCGTTACCTAATCAGTGTTAAACAATTAAATAAACCCAAGAAATTATCTATCATTAGATTAGGAGACCGCGGCAAGAGTAATGCATCTCCAGCCAATAACATTGAAGAAAGAATACCTCATTTTGCAACTTCTTTTTCTCAAGCTTCATTTCGCTAACCTTCTGCAGACTTTTTTCCTGGTCTGCAACAAAACCACTTATCTGCGTATCACATTCCTTCATCTTTTCGTGTATTAACTTGAGCTCAGCAAGAGACTGATCATGATCCTTCTGTATGGCATCCACCTGCAGGGTAGTCACATCCagattttatgtatatattatataatcttaaaatatatcaaGAGAAATAACTGCAGTACCTTGGCTCGTTGCTTATCCACATCGGAAGCCATAGTGCTAATTTGCGTCCTCAATGAAGCTAGCTGGCTCTCTAAAGATGACTGTTCCTGCACCACTGCTTCTTGCTCCATCACAAGCCTCTCTCTTTCATTTTCATGACCCTATAAATCAAGAAGTAGCATATAGCAAAAGCATTTAGAAATGTCAAAAGGCTAAAAGCTGGACAAACCAGGATAAGGAAAAGGCTTGAAGTTTAATCTAAGTCTTTAACTGAAAGATTTGGAGTACCTTTAGATCTTTTGACGATGCCTGAATACGAGCTTTGATACTTTTAATATTCTTTTCCAAGTCCTTGAGTCTTCCCTCTCTGTTCTTATCATGATCTTTGATTGATTTCTCTAGCGTGGAGACAGTATCAGCACAACTCTTGTAACGACCTTCCTTCTCTTTGATCTGGGATCTCATTTCTTCAAACTCTTCTTCAAGTTTCTTCACCGCTTCACCAAGCTACACATAGACGATTGGTAGAAGGGAGCGAGAGTATTAAATATGCTTTCAGTACCACATGACAGCAAAAATTTGAATTGGGAAAAACTAAACTAGAAAGATGTGAATAAAAAATGGACGTGGATAAAAGAAGATGCAAAATACAGATACGAACCTTGTGGTGCTCGTTCTGTTCAGCCCTTTTTAGAAATAAGGATAGGTCATACATTTTCAGCTCCAGTTGTGCTTTCATGTCTGTGAACTTCTTTTGAAGAGGCTTAAGCTCATTGATCTGCAATGTAAAAATGAACCAGTAGGGTTTTACACAACCAAAAGAGCTAATTTTACCAAGGTGCCCAAAGAAGAGCCGACAATAACATTATGTGCGTGCCTTCACAAACATATGTGAGGTACAGAAAAATCCAACAAAACCAAACATGAGATATAAAAATGTGATGCAATGACGTTAGCTAAACATTTGCTTCCTTTGAGCCGGAAACAACTAAACTGATTGAATATCTGAGATGACGAGGCATCCAAAAATGGTTCAAAGTGTCAGTTTCAGCAACTCAGATTGTATTTTCTTTTAACAATGAATGCATGAGACCTGAGTTTCCAATGATCCAGATCTAATTCTAAACTGTCGAAGATGTAAAAGCTTTATGCTTCAAGCGGTATCGAAATTCTCTGATGTCTAACTCAGCTGTCAAACCCCACTGTCTTTTTCTAAAAGGAAAGTAATAGCTAATGACAAAAATTGAAAGAAATTTACCTTTGCTTCAATTTCGTACAACCTTTTCTGGTGTACTTGAAGTTTTGTTTCAGCCTCTGCCAGATCATGAAGTTGCCTTAGCAGCTCACCTCCACCCCTAAGACAGAAAATTACGAAATACACAATGTTTTTGGTCAGTTTTTAGGACTGCTGAACCATATCTGTATGAAATCAAGTACATAAACGCCAGAAAGATCTAGAGGTATAATCGAAAGAATGACATACTTGCGACTTCCACCAGTAAGAAGACCACTTGGCTGAAATATATCACCTTCAAGTGTCACAGTTGGAGTCCGAATGTCCCTGTTAAAAGCAACCTGCCGAACCATAATTTGAGCAAAAAATCAAAGAACGAAACatctaaataaaaaagagaGGTCTGCCATCGAAATAAAGGTATCTAATAGTAGAGAAAATAATAAGGAAATGATATTGGGTCAGAAAAATGAACATGTAACCCAACAAAGCGATCAagttttgagaaaagaaaaaacttaaTCATATGAGAACTCTCCCTCTGCTAGACACGGAGAGGTTAGACAGTTACATAACATTGAATCATTGCTAGGAACTAAACTCTTCTAGGGCCATCCTTAATCTAAAAGAGAAGGCTGACTTAGGAGACTATATAACAAAGACGCAGCTGACAATACATGTCAAGTAAGAACAAACATACTCTAATGTCTCTACAACATCCTTCACGGACACAGAGTTAGAACACACATACTCTGTTGTCTAAGAAATACTTACTTCCTTTGCCACATCAGTAGTTTTGCAAACAAATGTGGATCCGAATACAAATTCCATGGCATTCTGCAAAGAATTATAGAATGTCGTAAATTAATGGTCATGGACTAATCGTTTATGTCTATCCGTAACAAAATGTTCTGAAACTAACAATCAGTAGATAAACAGCCCATGAATGTGACAATTATTTTCTGCATTGCATAATATATTAGTTATCAGAAATTTTATAAGCTAATGGATGATGCAAATGCAACAGATTCTTGGTATTTTGAGCAGGCAACCAGCGCACCTTTATTTCTTCGCTATAACCAACTAAAGAAAGTGCCAGTTCCGCGTTACCCTTCCCCACCTGAAAATTAATAGAAAATCagcaaagaacaaagaaaaaagagtTGATTTGACAGTAAAATAAAAAGATCCACATACCAATCTGACAGCGGCTTGCAGCACTCTAGATGGGACTAAGTGAGACTGAATTTTGTTAAGAGGTATAATCGTAACCCTTCTCCGTAGATCACCCTTTTGTAGGAGCTGTTTTCCAGTATCTTCTGTGTCTACAACAACATTAAATAACTTTCCACCAGCAGTAACCTGAAAAATAGTCCTCTTAGAAAACTCAAATGAGTTAACAACGTAAAATGATAAGATAATACCCACTTACCTCCAGAGCTGTCATTGAGGACCTATCATTTACTTTTATCAGTTTTGCAACCACACCTTTCACCTTTGATCGATCAAAGTTCTTCACAGGATCACGATACGTAAACTGAACATTTGCTAATTGAGCTGAAAGATCCCGCACAATGTCTTTCAGCCTTTGCCCAATTTCAAGTTCCGATCCTCGATCCTAAGAGAAGATTTGAGATAGATCTTTATGTaacagaaggaaaaaaaatcaaataacaaGCACGCTAACCTTCTCCAATGCTTCCATCTGACCCTCTTTATATGGAACAGAATCAAGTGCCCTTTTCACACTTTCAACATCATTTTTCCTCGCATCAAGTTCATTTTCCACTGCAACAGCTTCTTCTCGTTTTGACATTAATTGGGACTTTTTCTCTTTTAGCTCCTTTTCACAGTGACTAATTTTGGTATTCAGCTGTTTCAACTCCGTTTCAGCTGTTCCAACAGAAATCTTTGCATCACGTAGTTGATCTTCAAGGCATttttcttcatctccactacTCTTACCAGCTAGAACACCCTGGTTATCAAGAGACCTAAATTCAATTAACATACAAGATAGACTAAGGCAATTTGGCAGTAAATAAAGATTCTTCTTTAGGTGGTACTACCTGGTGTTCTCTTTCACACTCTTCTAAGGTGGTGGAAAGTTCCTGAAATTTCAGTTTTAGGTCTGCTGCTCCTTCGTCGGACTTCTTCAGAGCAGAAGCTCTCTCTTCTACAGATTTCTTCAAATCTTCTATATTATGAACAATCTAGCAACACCAAAAGTTGTCAGAAAATCGCTATGGAATCTGCCACCATTCTAACACGAGATAAGACCTGTCAGCTAACCTTTTCAGCATTCTTTTCTTCGCCCTGAAGGGTGTCCTCCATATTATTAAGCTTTGATAATTCACGTGTCACTTCATTAGACAGTGCATCCACTTTGTCAGACAAAGTTTTTACTTCTCCACCCATGCTGGCTTCCCTTGCCCGAGTCAAAGCTTGTACCTGTTTATCCAGTTCCGATATTTCTCCCAGTGTCTTCTCCGTCTCTTCGTCAATACTTGTAATTTTTGTCTTCATCTGTTCAACCCCATGAAGAGAGCTGTCCCTAACTTTCTCTGCTTGAACATATTCAAAAGCGACACAGAACCTCTTTAGCCGATCGAGCTCCGCGTTACCATTAGCCCACTGCATATACTGCGCCTTTTCTTTCCTCAGCTTCTCCAAAGCAGGCGATATCTCTTGATCAAGGAGTTTATTTATCTCATCGACCTTGGTTTGCTTTTTCTCTAGCGTTTTCAATGCAGCCTCCTTCTTGTTTTCATACATCCTCGTACCAGCTGCTTCTTCAAGCATCGACAAGATCTCCGGAGGTTTCATGTTCAAAACCTTGGTTATACGGCCTTGCATAATCAGAAAATGGGGATTATTGACGTTCAGTTGCACCGAGTGGAAAAGGTTCTGAACTTGACTTGGTTGAGCAAGCTTCCCATTGATCAAATACTTATTCCTTCCACCAACAACAATCTTCAAAGCCAAAAGAcacaaagaaagaagaaaaactaaTCAAACTGAGACCTTTTCACCATAGCCTTATAACATAGTCTAATCAAACTAAACAAACTTCCCGCTGATCAAATACTTGTTCCTTCCACCAACAACAATCTTCAAATTCAAAAGAcacaaataaagaagaaaaacaaatcaaaatgaaacatttttcaCCATAGTCTTATAACATAGGGAGTATAATCAAACTAAACAAGCTTCCCCATTAATCGAATACTTATGCCTTACACCAACAACAATCTTCAGAGCCAAAAGACAcacacaaatttaaaaaaaaaaacaaaaaaacaatcaaGCTAAGACCTCTTCCACCATAGCCTTATAACATACTTTAATCAACCAAGATTTTCTAAGCTTGAAATCAATAAGTAGAGCGAAAGAGAAATTTTGACATACTTGTCGAGTCACAGTAATCTCGGAATGTTGTT
This genomic window contains:
- the LOC103873241 gene encoding chlorophyll a-b binding protein 4, chloroplastic, which gives rise to MATVTTQASASIFRPCTSKPRFLTGSSGRLNRDLSFKSIGSSSSKTASFKVEAKKGEWLPGLASPGYLNGSLAGDNGFDPLGLAEDPENLKWFIQAELVNGRWAMLGVAGMLLPEVFTKIGIINVPEWYDAGKEQYFASSSTLFVIEFILFHYVEIRRWQDIKNPGSVNQDPIFKQYSLPPNEVGYPGGIFNPLNFAPTLEAKEKELANGRLAMLAFLGFVIQHNVTGKGPFENLLQHLSDPWHNTIVQTFS
- the LOC103873240 gene encoding structural maintenance of chromosomes protein 2-2, with the translated sequence MHIKEICLEGFKSYATRTVVPGFDPHFNAITGLNGSGKSNILDSVCFVLGITNLQQVRAANLQELVYKQGQAGITKATVSVTFDNSEVNRSPLGYEQHSEITVTRQIVVGGRNKYLINGKLAQPSQVQNLFHSVQLNVNNPHFLIMQGRITKVLNMKPPEILSMLEEAAGTRMYENKKEAALKTLEKKQTKVDEINKLLDQEISPALEKLRKEKAQYMQWANGNAELDRLKRFCVAFEYVQAEKVRDSSLHGVEQMKTKITSIDEETEKTLGEISELDKQVQALTRAREASMGGEVKTLSDKVDALSNEVTRELSKLNNMEDTLQGEEKNAEKIVHNIEDLKKSVEERASALKKSDEGAADLKLKFQELSTTLEECEREHQGVLAGKSSGDEEKCLEDQLRDAKISVGTAETELKQLNTKISHCEKELKEKKSQLMSKREEAVAVENELDARKNDVESVKRALDSVPYKEGQMEALEKDRGSELEIGQRLKDIVRDLSAQLANVQFTYRDPVKNFDRSKVKGVVAKLIKVNDRSSMTALEVTAGGKLFNVVVDTEDTGKQLLQKGDLRRRVTIIPLNKIQSHLVPSRVLQAAVRLVGKGNAELALSLVGYSEEIKNAMEFVFGSTFVCKTTDVAKEVAFNRDIRTPTVTLEGDIFQPSGLLTGGSRKGGGELLRQLHDLAEAETKLQVHQKRLYEIEAKINELKPLQKKFTDMKAQLELKMYDLSLFLKRAEQNEHHKLGEAVKKLEEEFEEMRSQIKEKEGRYKSCADTVSTLEKSIKDHDKNREGRLKDLEKNIKSIKARIQASSKDLKGHENERERLVMEQEAVVQEQSSLESQLASLRTQISTMASDVDKQRAKVDAIQKDHDQSLAELKLIHEKMKECDTQISGFVADQEKSLQKVSEMKLEKKKLQNEVTRMEMEQKDCSVKVDKLIEKHAWIITEKTLFGKGGTDYDFESRDAYKAREELERLQTDQSSLEKRVNKKVMAMFEKAEDEYNALMSKKNIIETDKSKIKKVIEELDEKKKETLKVTWVKVNQDFGSIFSTLLPGTMAKLEPPEGGSFLDGLEVRVAFGSVWKQSLSELSGGQRSLLALSLILALLLFKPAPLYILDEVDAALDLSHTQNIGRMIKTHFPHSQFIVVSLKEGMFNNADVLFRTKFVDGVSTVQRTVTKQSK